The following are encoded together in the Synergistota bacterium genome:
- the ilvB gene encoding biosynthetic-type acetolactate synthase large subunit: MTGAEMILRCLELEGVEVAFGIPGGAVIPIYDELYKRKSFKHVLVRHEQSAAHAADGYARASGKVGVCIATSGPGSTNLVTGIATAYMDSVPMVAVVGQVARSFMGRDAFQETDIIGLTLPIVKHSFKVSSVSEIYRVIRGAFYIAKTGRPGPVLIEIPLDVQREEGVWREEEISFKGYNPNGFVSLDDIPKAVEFMKDAERPVILAGGGIIISGATRELLALAEKLEVPVATSLMGKGAFPEEHRLSLGMAGMHGTPAANKALCEADLIIAVGLRFSDRSVGKHEKFATSAKIIHMDYDPAEINKNVKAHAYLIGDAKKTLKELLEAVSELKLEKGRKEWLEKIVSWKEEFKIELEKSGPVRPWYVIRSAWELTKGEALVTTEVGQNQMWAALYYKVKGPRRFITSGGLGTMGYGLPAAMGASLADPSGKPVLNISGDGSFMMSVQELDTCARYNLPVKVLLLNNRSLGMVRQWQELFFEKRYSETIYSREPDYVALARSLGAQGWTVSEASQVRDAIERALETPGPVVINFVIPQEEKVFPMMVPGTTLDNVITQENLGRR; this comes from the coding sequence ATGACCGGTGCGGAAATGATCTTAAGATGCCTCGAGCTCGAGGGTGTGGAAGTCGCTTTTGGCATCCCGGGAGGAGCTGTAATTCCAATTTATGATGAGCTTTACAAGAGAAAAAGCTTCAAACATGTTTTGGTGAGACATGAGCAATCCGCAGCGCATGCTGCAGATGGGTACGCCCGTGCCAGCGGAAAGGTTGGAGTGTGCATAGCAACGTCAGGTCCCGGCAGTACCAATCTGGTTACGGGAATAGCCACCGCTTACATGGATTCCGTTCCCATGGTTGCTGTAGTGGGACAGGTTGCGAGATCATTTATGGGAAGAGATGCGTTCCAAGAGACGGACATAATAGGGCTTACTTTGCCCATAGTCAAGCATAGCTTCAAGGTGAGCTCTGTATCTGAGATATATCGGGTAATACGAGGAGCATTCTATATAGCTAAAACGGGGCGCCCTGGTCCCGTTCTGATTGAGATACCGCTAGATGTTCAACGCGAGGAGGGAGTCTGGAGGGAGGAAGAAATCTCTTTTAAGGGTTATAACCCAAATGGATTCGTAAGTCTTGATGATATTCCTAAAGCTGTCGAGTTTATGAAAGATGCCGAAAGGCCCGTTATCCTTGCAGGAGGTGGGATCATAATTTCGGGAGCTACTCGAGAGCTTCTCGCTTTAGCGGAAAAGCTTGAAGTTCCAGTTGCAACATCCCTCATGGGTAAAGGTGCGTTTCCAGAAGAGCATCGTCTTTCACTTGGTATGGCTGGTATGCATGGAACCCCTGCTGCTAATAAGGCTCTATGTGAGGCCGATCTTATTATAGCGGTTGGTTTGAGATTTAGCGATAGAAGCGTTGGGAAGCATGAGAAGTTTGCTACCTCAGCTAAGATAATCCACATGGATTATGATCCTGCGGAGATAAATAAAAACGTTAAAGCTCACGCTTATCTAATAGGAGATGCTAAGAAGACCTTGAAGGAGCTTTTAGAAGCGGTTAGCGAGCTTAAATTAGAAAAGGGAAGGAAGGAGTGGTTGGAAAAGATAGTCTCCTGGAAGGAGGAGTTTAAGATAGAGCTTGAGAAAAGCGGTCCAGTAAGACCCTGGTATGTTATAAGAAGCGCTTGGGAGCTCACGAAGGGTGAGGCTCTCGTGACTACCGAGGTGGGACAGAATCAGATGTGGGCTGCTCTTTACTATAAGGTGAAAGGTCCACGGCGCTTCATAACCTCTGGTGGGCTTGGAACAATGGGATATGGCTTGCCGGCTGCTATGGGTGCTTCCTTGGCTGATCCCTCGGGGAAACCTGTCCTGAATATCTCTGGTGATGGAAGCTTTATGATGTCCGTTCAGGAGCTTGATACATGTGCCCGTTATAATTTACCGGTTAAGGTTCTTCTTCTTAACAACAGATCTCTTGGGATGGTTAGACAATGGCAGGAGCTTTTTTTCGAAAAGAGATATTCCGAAACGATTTACTCAAGGGAGCCTGATTATGTTGCTTTGGCAAGATCGCTTGGGGCTCAGGGTTGGACCGTTTCGGAGGCAAGTCAGGTTAGGGATGCAATAGAGAGGGCTCTTGAGACGCCCGGTCCCGTCGTTATAAACTTTGTTATCCCTCAAGAGGAGAAAGTTTTCCCCATGATGGTACCGGGAACCACCCTCGATAATGTAATAACTCAAGAAAATCTTGGAAGGAGGTAA
- the ilvC gene encoding ketol-acid reductoisomerase, translating to MAEVLYDRDADLSLLKGKKIAILGYGSQGHAHAQNLRDSGMDVIIGLYEGSKSWEIARKDGFEVYTVGEATKLADIVMFLLPDHLQGDVYKIYVRGNLKPGMAIGFSHGFAVHFHQVEPPKDVDVFMVAPKGPGHLVRRMFKEGRGVPALLAVYQDATGKAKELGLAYASAIGAGRAGVIWTTFAEETETDLFGEQAVLCGGVTELVKAGFEILVEAGYQPEIAYFECLNELKLIVDLMYEGGISWMRYSVSDTAKYGDMIAGSYVINEDVKKRMKELLKRVKDGSFAKDWILENQCGRPRLKTWLAKEKEHLIEKVGAKLREMMPWLENRKPPA from the coding sequence ATGGCAGAAGTTTTATATGATAGGGATGCGGATCTCTCCTTACTTAAGGGAAAGAAGATAGCTATCCTTGGGTACGGTAGCCAGGGACACGCGCACGCACAAAATCTAAGAGATAGCGGAATGGATGTGATAATAGGGCTTTATGAGGGAAGTAAGTCTTGGGAAATCGCGAGAAAGGATGGCTTTGAGGTTTACACGGTGGGAGAAGCGACCAAGCTTGCTGATATAGTTATGTTCCTGCTACCGGATCACCTTCAGGGGGATGTCTATAAAATCTACGTGAGAGGAAATCTAAAGCCGGGTATGGCTATAGGATTTTCTCATGGCTTTGCGGTGCATTTCCATCAGGTAGAGCCTCCGAAGGATGTAGACGTATTTATGGTTGCTCCCAAGGGACCGGGACATCTCGTTAGAAGAATGTTTAAGGAGGGAAGAGGGGTCCCTGCTCTTCTCGCTGTTTATCAGGACGCTACGGGAAAGGCTAAGGAGCTTGGCTTAGCCTACGCAAGTGCAATAGGAGCGGGACGTGCGGGCGTTATATGGACTACTTTTGCAGAGGAAACAGAGACGGATCTTTTCGGTGAACAAGCTGTTTTATGCGGTGGGGTCACAGAGCTGGTTAAAGCGGGGTTTGAGATCCTTGTGGAAGCGGGATATCAACCGGAGATTGCCTATTTCGAATGCCTGAATGAGCTTAAGCTGATAGTCGATCTTATGTATGAGGGTGGGATCTCTTGGATGAGGTATTCCGTGAGCGATACCGCAAAATATGGAGATATGATAGCGGGAAGCTATGTTATAAACGAAGATGTTAAAAAGCGTATGAAGGAGCTTTTAAAGAGGGTTAAGGATGGTTCCTTTGCGAAGGACTGGATTCTCGAGAACCAATGTGGCAGGCCCAGACTTAAGACATGGCTTGCTAAGGAAAAGGAGCATTTGATAGAGAAGGTAGGTGCCAAGCTCAGAGAGATGATGCCCTGGCTTGAAAATAGAAAGCCACCTGCATAG